Proteins found in one Aethina tumida isolate Nest 87 chromosome 1, icAetTumi1.1, whole genome shotgun sequence genomic segment:
- the LOC109608860 gene encoding sodium-independent sulfate anion transporter-like isoform X2 — protein MTAHQNGSKIKKLVKKRVPILEWLPKYTKGDILADFIAGLTVGLTMMPQSIAYAGLAGLPPQYGLYTAFIGSFTYIFFGTIKEVSIGPTSLMAIITCSYVDGLPIECMILLTFLAGCVELLMGFLKLGFLVDFISPPITSGFTSASALIIILAQMKHLLGIKIKTHDFLQTVVQVFQKVGETRWPDALLGISCIVFLFAVKKLSQMRTKNKRTKKVLWFLGISKNCIAVLITSVIAMYLIKQTGKSPFYLTGSVPQGLPTFGFPSFTATINNQTVGFTGMVHSLGVGVIVLPFVAVLANVAIAKSYASDVVVDATQEMMTLGLCNIFGSCVQAMPSCGAFTRSAVASNSDVRTPLQGLYSASVIILALSLLTPYFYYIPKATLAAVLITAGSSLVDYEILPVLWKTSKFDLVMTLFTFIVSIVFGVEIAIVIGAGINLISLLKLWSRPAILVEPRNLDKGDQYLYIKPELGLYYPAGDYLCEFIKKEYRRYSQVPMVLDCENVLRIDYAGVKAIQILLNTYNENSLQLVLANVDVDILKTLKQVIKEKDLYICDNIRDISYKTFNVTNNEEVIPLMNCDEKDSLNRGNSERKMSLYDNVE, from the exons a tGACTGCGCACCAAAATGgatccaaaattaaaaagctgGTCAAGAAAAGAGTACCCATATTGGAATGGCTGCCGAAATATACAAAAGGGGATATCCTGGCTGATTTTATAGCTGGTTTGACTGTTGGTTTAACAATGATGCCTCAGTCAATAGCTTACGCAGGATTAGCCGGACTGCCACCACAATATGGATTGTACACTGCTTTTATCGGCTCCTTTACCTACATCTTCTTTGGTACCATTAAGGAAGTGTCAATTGGACCCACCAGTCTTATGGCCATTATCACCTGTTCATATGTCGATGGATTACCAATAGAGTGCATGATTTTATTGACCTTTTTAGCCGGATGTGTTGAATTGCTTATGGGATTTTTAAAGTTAGGTTTCCTAGTCGATTTTATCTCCCCTCCAATTACATCCGGCTTCACTTCAGCCAGTGCTCTAATTATCATTTTGGCGCAAATGAAGCATTTATTaggtattaaaatcaaaacgcACGATTTTTTGCAAACAGTCGTCCAGGTTTTCCAGAAAGTTGGCGAAACAAGATGGCCAGACGCTTTATTAGGAATAAGTTGTATTGTTTTCTTGTTTGCTGTTAAA AAACTGTCTCAAATGCGCACAAAGAATAAAAGGACTAAGAAGGTGTTATGGTTCCTGGGCATATCAAAGAACTGCATAGCCGTTTTGATAACTTCGGTTATAGCAATGTATCTCATAAAACAGACGGGTAAATCACCTTTCTACCTAACAGGAAGTGTCCCTCAAGGCCTCCCGACATTTGGGTTTCCCAGCTTCACTGCCACAATCAACAATCAAACTGTAGGCTTCACCGGAATGGTTCACTCTTTAGGAGTGGGTGTTATTGTCCTACCATTCGTTGCTGTTTTAGCGAACGTTGCCATTGCAAAATCTTACG CTTCTGATGTGGTTGTTGACGCCACACAAGAAATGATGACTTTAGGACTGTGCAATATATTCGGATCCTGTGTACAGGCTATGCCCAGTTGTGGTGCCTTCACTCGTTCTGCAGTCGCTAGCAACAGCGACGTCAGAACACCTTTACAGGGGTTATACTCGGCtagtgttataattttagccTTAAGTTTATTAACGCCCTACTTCTATTACATTCCGAAAGCTACTTTGGCGGCAGTTTTGATAACAGCAGGATCTTCTTTGGTGGATTATGAGATATTACCAGTTTTATGGAAAACAAGCA AATTTGATTTGGTGATGACACTCTTCACTTTTATTGTGAGTATCGTTTTCGGAGTGGAAATTGCTATAGTGATAGGAGCAGGAATCAATCTTATTTCTCTTTTGAAGTTATGGTCAAGACCAGCAATATTAGTAGAACCACGAAAC cTTGATAAAGGGGATCAGTATTTGTACATTAAACCTGAATTAGGGTTATATTATCCAGCAGGTGATTATTTATGCGAGTTCATTAAGAAAGAGTACAGAAGGTACAGTCAAGTGCCAATGGTTCTGGACTGTGAAAACGTCTTAAGAATTGATTATGCCGGCGTTAAG gcGATTCAAATACTTTTGAATACATATAATGAGAATTCATTGCAACTGGTGTTGGCCAACGTTGATGTTGACATcttaaaaactttgaaacaagttataaaagaaaaagattTGTATATCTGTGATAACATTAGGGATAtaagttataaaacctttaatgtGACCAATAACGAAGAGGTTATACCTTTAATGAATTGCGACGAAAAAGACTCTCTGAACCGTGGCAACTCTGAAAGAAAAATGTCCCTATATGATAACGTGGAATAA
- the LOC109608860 gene encoding sodium-independent sulfate anion transporter-like isoform X1 produces MTMGIKRNGVVTAHQNGSKIKKLVKKRVPILEWLPKYTKGDILADFIAGLTVGLTMMPQSIAYAGLAGLPPQYGLYTAFIGSFTYIFFGTIKEVSIGPTSLMAIITCSYVDGLPIECMILLTFLAGCVELLMGFLKLGFLVDFISPPITSGFTSASALIIILAQMKHLLGIKIKTHDFLQTVVQVFQKVGETRWPDALLGISCIVFLFAVKKLSQMRTKNKRTKKVLWFLGISKNCIAVLITSVIAMYLIKQTGKSPFYLTGSVPQGLPTFGFPSFTATINNQTVGFTGMVHSLGVGVIVLPFVAVLANVAIAKSYASDVVVDATQEMMTLGLCNIFGSCVQAMPSCGAFTRSAVASNSDVRTPLQGLYSASVIILALSLLTPYFYYIPKATLAAVLITAGSSLVDYEILPVLWKTSKFDLVMTLFTFIVSIVFGVEIAIVIGAGINLISLLKLWSRPAILVEPRNLDKGDQYLYIKPELGLYYPAGDYLCEFIKKEYRRYSQVPMVLDCENVLRIDYAGVKAIQILLNTYNENSLQLVLANVDVDILKTLKQVIKEKDLYICDNIRDISYKTFNVTNNEEVIPLMNCDEKDSLNRGNSERKMSLYDNVE; encoded by the exons ATGACAATGGGGATTAAAAGAAATGGAGTTG tGACTGCGCACCAAAATGgatccaaaattaaaaagctgGTCAAGAAAAGAGTACCCATATTGGAATGGCTGCCGAAATATACAAAAGGGGATATCCTGGCTGATTTTATAGCTGGTTTGACTGTTGGTTTAACAATGATGCCTCAGTCAATAGCTTACGCAGGATTAGCCGGACTGCCACCACAATATGGATTGTACACTGCTTTTATCGGCTCCTTTACCTACATCTTCTTTGGTACCATTAAGGAAGTGTCAATTGGACCCACCAGTCTTATGGCCATTATCACCTGTTCATATGTCGATGGATTACCAATAGAGTGCATGATTTTATTGACCTTTTTAGCCGGATGTGTTGAATTGCTTATGGGATTTTTAAAGTTAGGTTTCCTAGTCGATTTTATCTCCCCTCCAATTACATCCGGCTTCACTTCAGCCAGTGCTCTAATTATCATTTTGGCGCAAATGAAGCATTTATTaggtattaaaatcaaaacgcACGATTTTTTGCAAACAGTCGTCCAGGTTTTCCAGAAAGTTGGCGAAACAAGATGGCCAGACGCTTTATTAGGAATAAGTTGTATTGTTTTCTTGTTTGCTGTTAAA AAACTGTCTCAAATGCGCACAAAGAATAAAAGGACTAAGAAGGTGTTATGGTTCCTGGGCATATCAAAGAACTGCATAGCCGTTTTGATAACTTCGGTTATAGCAATGTATCTCATAAAACAGACGGGTAAATCACCTTTCTACCTAACAGGAAGTGTCCCTCAAGGCCTCCCGACATTTGGGTTTCCCAGCTTCACTGCCACAATCAACAATCAAACTGTAGGCTTCACCGGAATGGTTCACTCTTTAGGAGTGGGTGTTATTGTCCTACCATTCGTTGCTGTTTTAGCGAACGTTGCCATTGCAAAATCTTACG CTTCTGATGTGGTTGTTGACGCCACACAAGAAATGATGACTTTAGGACTGTGCAATATATTCGGATCCTGTGTACAGGCTATGCCCAGTTGTGGTGCCTTCACTCGTTCTGCAGTCGCTAGCAACAGCGACGTCAGAACACCTTTACAGGGGTTATACTCGGCtagtgttataattttagccTTAAGTTTATTAACGCCCTACTTCTATTACATTCCGAAAGCTACTTTGGCGGCAGTTTTGATAACAGCAGGATCTTCTTTGGTGGATTATGAGATATTACCAGTTTTATGGAAAACAAGCA AATTTGATTTGGTGATGACACTCTTCACTTTTATTGTGAGTATCGTTTTCGGAGTGGAAATTGCTATAGTGATAGGAGCAGGAATCAATCTTATTTCTCTTTTGAAGTTATGGTCAAGACCAGCAATATTAGTAGAACCACGAAAC cTTGATAAAGGGGATCAGTATTTGTACATTAAACCTGAATTAGGGTTATATTATCCAGCAGGTGATTATTTATGCGAGTTCATTAAGAAAGAGTACAGAAGGTACAGTCAAGTGCCAATGGTTCTGGACTGTGAAAACGTCTTAAGAATTGATTATGCCGGCGTTAAG gcGATTCAAATACTTTTGAATACATATAATGAGAATTCATTGCAACTGGTGTTGGCCAACGTTGATGTTGACATcttaaaaactttgaaacaagttataaaagaaaaagattTGTATATCTGTGATAACATTAGGGATAtaagttataaaacctttaatgtGACCAATAACGAAGAGGTTATACCTTTAATGAATTGCGACGAAAAAGACTCTCTGAACCGTGGCAACTCTGAAAGAAAAATGTCCCTATATGATAACGTGGAATAA
- the LOC126266547 gene encoding uncharacterized protein K02A2.6-like, producing the protein MFLVVVDAYSKWIEVKTTNLTTSTSTIKTLDELFSSYGSPITVVSDNAMQFTSVEFKTFLQSSGVKYHKLSAPYHPATNGQAERCVQTVKDALHKMQSRRSSLHQNLNEFLRQYRKAAHSTTGLPAQLFLERNIPITMDKWIPDTIITRLGDLHYEIDHFGKSFKRHVDQIRGTIPKLGDRPSDSLEFPLTGTQSTPVSTPRRVHFYEYQAASANTPSAPANGQHEESTAPAVPRPPRASTPQEQKQSPAPVTERATQAMRRSTRIRKPRRLFTPSWICHQVSKGGRNVVYAYYFEWPASNLVYNVT; encoded by the exons ATGTTTTTAGTCGTCGTTGATGCTTACAGCAAATGGATCGAAGTAAAAACAACGAACCTTACAACTAGCACATCTACAATCAAAACTCTGGATGAATTATTTTCTAGTTACGGATCTCCAATCACCGTAGTCTCAGATAACGCCATGCAGTTCACGTCCGTCGAGTTCAAAACATTCCTCCAGTCAAGCGGCGTTAAATACCACAAGCTATCAGCCCCATATCACCCAGCGACTAATGGACAAGCCGAACGTTGTGTTCAGACTGTAAAAGATGCACTTCATAAAATGCAGTCCAGACGAAGTTCActacatcaaaatttaaacgaGTTTCTCAGGCAGTATCGAAAAGCAGCGCATTCAACAACAGGTCTTCCCGCACAACTTTTCTTAGAGCGCAACATAC CCATCACAATGGACAAATGGATTCCAGACACAATCATTACACGCCTAGGAGATTTACACTACGAAATTGATCACTTTGGAAAATCGTTCAAGCGACACGTCGATCAGATCAGAGGGACAATACCGAAACTGGGAGATCGTCCTTCTGATTCTCTTGAATTTCCACTTACAGGAACTCAAAGTACTCCTGTGTCTACACCACGTCGAGTGCACTTCTACGAGTATCAGGCAGCATCTGCGAATACACCAAGTGCTCCAGCAAACGGACAACATGAAGAGAGCACGGCGCCAGCAGTGCCCAGACCACCAAGAGCTTCCACTCCTCAAGAGCAAAAACAGTCGCCAGCACCAGTCACCGAAAGAGCAACCCAGGCAATGCGACGATCTACACGGATTCGCAAACCCAGACGATTATTCACACCAAGTTGGATTTGCCACCAAGTTTCCAAAGGGGGGAGGAATGTCGTGTAtgcatattattttgaatggcCCGCGTCTAATTTAGTGTACAATGTTACCTGA
- the LOC109608862 gene encoding calmodulin-beta isoform X6 — protein sequence MKTSSFSLRVMRRIEYGLSEDQVAEFKEAFMLFDKDEDGQITMAELGVVMRSLGQRPTETELRDMLNEVDVDGNGTIEFNEFLQMMSRKMKEADGEEELKEAFRVFDKNNDGLISSTELRHVMTSLGEKLTEEEVDDMIKEADLDGDGQVNYEEFVSILTSKN from the exons ATTGAATATGGACTCTCAGAGGACCAAGTTGCCG aattCAAGGAGGCATTCATGCTCTTCGACAAAGATGAAGACGGGCAAATCACTATGGCCGAATTAGGAGTCGTCATGAGATCACTGGGACAAAGACCTACag AAACTGAATTAAGAGATATGTTAAATGAGGTAGACGTCGATGGTAACGGAACAATCGAGTTCAATGAGTTCCTTCAAATGATGTCGAGAAAAATGAAGGAGGCCGACGGTGAAGAAGAGTTAAAGGAAGCGTTTAG AGTTTTCGATAAGAACAATGACGGCTTGATCTCTTCGACTGAGCTGCGACACGTGATGACCAGTCTTGGGGAAAAACTTACGGAGGAAGAAGTTGACGATATGATCAAAGAAGCTGATCTTGATGGTGATGGCCAAGTTAATTATGaag AATTTGTGTCCATCCTCACATCAAAGAATTAG